A part of Streptomyces sp. NBC_01235 genomic DNA contains:
- a CDS encoding alpha/beta fold hydrolase, with protein MAECVIEADGIELCTESFGDPSDPPILLIMGTGASMLWWEEGFCRMLAGSGRFVIRYDHRDTGRSVTYEPGRPGYTASDLVGDAARVLDAYEIPAAHVVGVSAGGAFAQLLALDHADRVLSLVLISTSPAVPGDRELPPPTEEFTRFVSSAHGDWSDAESVIDYVAAYARMLSGSRRPFDEAAARSLVRRDVGRAHDFAAAPNHDVLPEGELSQAPLSSIAVPTLVIHGAADPMFPLAHGEALAEQIPDGTLLVLRDAGHGVGRADWATIVPAILEHTAADHAV; from the coding sequence ATGGCCGAGTGTGTGATTGAGGCGGACGGCATCGAGCTGTGCACCGAGTCCTTCGGCGACCCGTCGGATCCGCCCATCCTGCTCATCATGGGCACCGGGGCTTCGATGCTCTGGTGGGAGGAGGGCTTTTGCCGGATGCTCGCCGGGAGCGGGCGGTTCGTGATCCGTTACGACCACCGCGACACCGGCCGATCGGTCACCTACGAGCCGGGCCGTCCCGGGTACACCGCATCGGACCTGGTCGGTGACGCCGCCCGCGTGCTCGACGCCTATGAGATCCCAGCCGCGCACGTCGTAGGCGTCTCGGCCGGAGGGGCTTTCGCGCAACTGCTCGCGCTCGACCACGCCGATCGCGTCCTCTCGCTCGTCCTGATCAGCACGTCCCCCGCTGTACCCGGCGACCGCGAGCTTCCTCCGCCGACGGAGGAGTTCACGCGGTTCGTCTCATCCGCACATGGTGATTGGTCGGACGCCGAGTCGGTGATCGATTACGTGGCCGCCTACGCGCGCATGCTCTCCGGGAGCCGACGCCCGTTCGATGAGGCTGCCGCCCGTAGCCTCGTCCGTCGCGACGTCGGGCGCGCGCACGACTTCGCCGCGGCCCCCAACCACGACGTACTGCCGGAGGGCGAACTCTCACAGGCGCCCCTGTCCTCGATCGCCGTGCCCACGCTGGTGATCCACGGGGCCGCCGATCCGATGTTCCCGCTCGCGCATGGTGAGGCACTCGCAGAACAGATCCCCGACGGCACGCTATTGGTTCTGCGGGACGCCGGCCACGGGGTCGGACGAGCCGACTGGGCGACGATCGTCCCGGCGATCCTCGAACACACCGCCGCGGATCATGCCGTCTAG
- a CDS encoding MFS transporter: MLSARRRWTVLAVCCLSMFLVGLDTTIVNVGLPAIGRGLDVDTRGLEWIVDAYTLVLASLLISSGALADRFGRRRVFQCGLAVFGAASLVCALAPSAGVLVAARALQGIGASMLSPVALAIVVNAMPDPKERAQAIGIWASVFGLSMAAGPVTGGALLAGLGWRALFWINAPVIAAALLLSTVFVPESRAQRARRLDLPGQLLLTMVLAVVVGVLIEGPRIGWTSSAALAGYAWAAVATAGFVWVESRRREPLMDLRLFGRPVFSGAVVGAVAVFVALSMTLLLNTLYLQHTREWTPLAAGVATLPLAVGATVCAPWSGRMVGRTGPRLPLLLAGGFITVGGLCMVRLTPTTSVLLLLAAYSLIGIGFGFANAPITNTAVNGLPPARAGVAGAITSTARQLGSALGIALAGGLVTATSPTGLAHASRPGWILVATCGVLLFLVAQVSRPEEATTGPASPQAR; encoded by the coding sequence ATGCTGAGTGCGCGCAGGCGCTGGACGGTACTGGCCGTCTGCTGCCTGAGCATGTTCCTGGTGGGCCTGGACACCACCATCGTCAATGTGGGTCTGCCGGCCATCGGGCGCGGCCTGGATGTCGACACGCGCGGTCTCGAATGGATCGTGGACGCCTACACCCTCGTCCTGGCCAGTCTCCTGATCTCCTCCGGCGCACTGGCGGATCGCTTCGGACGCCGCCGGGTGTTCCAGTGCGGGCTGGCCGTGTTCGGCGCGGCCTCGCTGGTCTGCGCGCTCGCCCCGTCGGCGGGCGTGCTCGTCGCGGCCCGCGCCCTGCAGGGCATCGGCGCCTCGATGCTCAGCCCCGTGGCGCTCGCGATCGTGGTGAACGCGATGCCGGACCCGAAGGAACGGGCGCAGGCGATCGGCATCTGGGCGTCGGTGTTCGGGCTGAGCATGGCCGCCGGTCCCGTCACGGGCGGCGCGCTGCTCGCGGGGCTCGGCTGGCGGGCGCTGTTCTGGATCAACGCACCGGTCATCGCGGCCGCTCTGCTGCTCAGTACGGTGTTCGTGCCGGAGTCCCGGGCACAGCGGGCCCGGCGGCTCGACCTGCCCGGCCAGCTCCTGCTGACCATGGTCCTCGCTGTCGTGGTCGGCGTCCTGATCGAAGGGCCGCGCATCGGCTGGACGTCGTCTGCGGCGCTGGCGGGATACGCGTGGGCTGCCGTGGCGACAGCCGGATTCGTGTGGGTCGAGTCCCGCCGACGTGAGCCGCTGATGGATCTGCGGCTCTTCGGGCGCCCGGTCTTCAGCGGTGCCGTCGTGGGCGCGGTGGCGGTCTTCGTCGCCCTGAGCATGACGCTGCTGCTGAACACCCTCTACCTGCAGCACACCCGGGAATGGACGCCGCTGGCCGCCGGCGTGGCGACCTTGCCCCTGGCCGTCGGGGCGACCGTCTGCGCCCCCTGGTCCGGCCGCATGGTCGGCCGCACGGGACCGCGGCTGCCGCTGCTCCTTGCCGGCGGTTTCATCACGGTCGGCGGGCTCTGCATGGTTCGGCTCACCCCGACCACGAGCGTGCTCCTGCTTCTGGCCGCGTACTCGCTCATCGGCATCGGGTTCGGCTTCGCCAACGCCCCGATCACCAACACCGCGGTCAATGGACTGCCACCCGCCCGTGCCGGCGTGGCCGGGGCGATCACCTCCACCGCACGGCAACTTGGCTCCGCCCTCGGCATCGCTCTCGCCGGCGGCCTGGTCACGGCCACCAGCCCGACGGGGCTCGCACACGCGTCCCGCCCGGGCTGGATCCTGGTCGCCACCTGTGGCGTACTGCTCTTCCTCGTCGCCCAGGTATCACGGCCGGAGGAGGCCACCACGGGCCCCGCCTCCCCACAAGCGCGGTGA
- a CDS encoding ArsR/SmtB family transcription factor, with product MWETILSLHQLVGPNPFFASWKRIVCKALADAGLGQDVQLLTAIIPISSYFPDFLTPPGHSTALDAGIDEVLSTSRCRLRTEIERLVGARGSHPSTWLAGIGAGSPPELRLLGAALRRYHAVALAPYAPATLTWVSRDAARRAQLLVEQGSEALLNTLSPGLRWRPPVLEVTHPVTQNLQLAGRGLHLIPSFFCHNHPIGFACPELPPVLIYPVARPSLWIPQTSMAGQSGRSLEELIGPTRAAALRFLGTGHSTTTLATRLRVSASTASRHAAALRRSGLVATERLGCSVLHTRTLLGTALVHGG from the coding sequence ATGTGGGAGACGATCCTGAGCCTTCACCAACTCGTCGGACCGAACCCCTTCTTCGCTTCCTGGAAGCGCATCGTCTGCAAGGCACTGGCCGATGCCGGCCTCGGCCAGGATGTACAGCTGCTGACGGCGATCATCCCGATCAGCTCCTACTTTCCCGACTTCCTGACTCCACCAGGACACAGCACAGCCCTTGACGCCGGAATCGACGAAGTCCTGTCCACGAGCAGATGTCGCCTGCGCACCGAAATCGAAAGACTCGTCGGGGCTCGGGGGTCACATCCGTCGACCTGGCTCGCCGGCATCGGCGCCGGAAGTCCTCCTGAGCTGCGCTTGCTTGGCGCGGCACTTCGCCGCTATCACGCCGTCGCACTGGCACCGTACGCACCTGCGACGCTGACGTGGGTCAGCCGCGACGCGGCCCGCCGAGCACAACTGCTCGTGGAGCAGGGCAGTGAGGCTCTGCTCAACACCCTCAGCCCCGGGCTGCGTTGGCGGCCCCCGGTCTTGGAGGTCACTCACCCGGTGACGCAGAATCTCCAGCTCGCGGGGCGCGGCCTGCACCTGATCCCCAGCTTCTTCTGCCACAACCATCCGATCGGATTCGCCTGTCCGGAGCTGCCCCCCGTCCTGATCTACCCGGTCGCACGCCCATCGCTGTGGATCCCGCAGACCTCGATGGCCGGACAGAGCGGACGGAGTCTCGAAGAGCTGATCGGGCCGACCCGCGCGGCCGCGCTGCGTTTCCTCGGCACCGGCCACAGCACCACCACGCTCGCTACCCGTCTGCGCGTCTCCGCTTCCACGGCCAGCCGCCACGCCGCCGCGCTGCGCCGGTCCGGTCTGGTCGCCACCGAGCGGCTCGGCTGCTCCGTGCTGCACACACGCACGCTTCTGGGAACCGCGCTGGTGCACGGCGGCTGA
- a CDS encoding bifunctional serine/threonine-protein kinase/ABC transporter substrate-binding protein codes for MEPLRTSDPARLAGYRLLGRLGAGGMGVVYLARSAGGTLVALKVIQAEYAEDPDFRERFRREAATARRMTSPWVASLVDADPEAAQPWLATTFVPGPSLAEALAEHGPLPVPSLRVLGARLAEALGELHAAGLVHRDVKPGNVLLALDGPRLIDFGVARDPEDTSLTSTGVVVGTPGFLPPEQARGGRDPGPAGDVFSLGCVLAFAATGRPPFGTGSVDALLYRTVHDAPDLEGVPAELAEAVAGCLEKDPELRPTAEALSEALTAARPSSPASPPDPREALRVVRPPTPVADGIPGEKEPASGDEAWLPEPLVRLIAERSAAGLALPSIDDTEVDAASAGTAPPDAASTDTPGAQPAPRGIGRRRLLLLTGGAAVVTAGGGLAAWAALSRDGENDAPAPASTAQPVHTLGLHAELTGDQKTVGRAQERGLRLAVDEFNSRADRPFTLAVKTVDDGGDPARSVAAAKELVADPSVLAVIGPTTDATALASLATYDAASLPLIAVSPGATVLGVMGSRSFLHARVTDTILPFYLNAYLRGTAKSRTVGIVDDRAADAYAWEISSTLAKIMRDARQPAVPKVVSALRTDFGPTLDALLDGGADSVVFAGYHDRAALLARELSSRDFPGARAAAQGVLDARFLSAAGDAADGWAIVAPVMDATVAPEAKTFTAAYRKRFDAEPERYAVETYDVVQLAVRTLRSLTTGRRTRQNLTTALRSATYKGISRNLAFDKKTGALVVDGSGVYLWKVDDGRFAYQGVASFQVST; via the coding sequence ATGGAGCCGCTGCGTACCTCCGACCCCGCCAGGCTGGCGGGCTACCGGCTGCTCGGAAGGCTCGGCGCGGGCGGTATGGGTGTGGTGTACCTGGCCCGCTCGGCCGGCGGAACCCTGGTCGCGCTGAAGGTGATTCAGGCCGAGTACGCCGAGGACCCCGATTTCCGGGAGCGGTTCCGACGCGAGGCGGCCACGGCCCGCCGGATGACCAGCCCGTGGGTGGCGTCCCTGGTGGACGCGGACCCCGAAGCCGCACAGCCCTGGCTGGCGACCACGTTCGTCCCCGGTCCCTCGCTCGCCGAGGCCCTCGCCGAGCACGGGCCGCTGCCGGTGCCGAGCCTGCGGGTGCTGGGGGCGCGGCTCGCCGAAGCACTGGGTGAGCTCCACGCGGCCGGTCTCGTGCACCGGGACGTCAAGCCCGGCAATGTGCTGCTGGCGCTCGACGGACCACGGCTGATCGACTTCGGTGTGGCCCGCGATCCCGAGGACACCTCGCTCACCTCGACCGGTGTCGTGGTCGGCACGCCGGGGTTCCTGCCGCCGGAACAGGCGCGGGGCGGGCGGGATCCGGGACCCGCCGGAGACGTCTTCTCGTTGGGCTGTGTGCTGGCCTTCGCGGCGACCGGCCGTCCTCCCTTCGGTACCGGGTCTGTTGATGCCCTGCTGTATCGCACGGTGCACGATGCGCCGGATCTGGAAGGCGTTCCCGCGGAGCTCGCCGAGGCGGTGGCCGGCTGTCTGGAGAAGGACCCGGAGTTGCGGCCCACGGCCGAGGCACTGTCCGAGGCCCTCACGGCCGCCAGGCCCTCGTCGCCCGCCTCGCCACCCGACCCTCGGGAGGCCCTGAGGGTCGTACGTCCGCCAACACCCGTGGCCGACGGGATTCCCGGCGAGAAGGAGCCGGCCTCCGGCGACGAGGCCTGGCTGCCCGAGCCGTTGGTCCGGCTGATCGCGGAACGGTCGGCCGCCGGGCTCGCGCTGCCTTCCATCGACGACACCGAGGTCGACGCCGCGTCCGCCGGTACCGCGCCCCCCGACGCCGCTTCGACGGACACCCCAGGCGCGCAGCCCGCGCCCCGTGGCATCGGCAGACGCCGGCTCCTGCTCCTGACCGGGGGCGCGGCGGTCGTCACCGCCGGGGGCGGTCTTGCCGCGTGGGCGGCGCTCTCCCGTGACGGCGAGAACGACGCCCCCGCCCCGGCGTCCACGGCCCAGCCCGTGCACACCCTCGGTCTGCACGCCGAACTGACCGGTGATCAGAAGACGGTCGGCCGGGCTCAGGAGCGGGGGCTGCGGCTCGCGGTCGACGAGTTCAACTCCCGTGCGGACAGGCCCTTCACGCTCGCGGTGAAGACGGTGGACGACGGCGGCGATCCGGCCCGGTCGGTCGCGGCGGCCAAGGAGCTCGTCGCCGACCCTTCCGTGCTGGCGGTGATCGGTCCCACCACGGACGCCACCGCCCTGGCCTCACTGGCGACGTACGACGCCGCCTCGCTGCCCCTGATCGCGGTGTCGCCCGGCGCCACCGTGCTGGGGGTGATGGGCAGCCGTTCCTTCCTGCACGCCCGGGTGACGGACACGATCCTGCCGTTCTACCTCAACGCGTACCTGCGCGGCACCGCGAAGTCGCGCACGGTAGGGATCGTCGACGACCGGGCTGCGGACGCCTACGCCTGGGAGATCAGCAGCACCCTCGCCAAGATCATGCGGGACGCCCGCCAGCCGGCCGTGCCGAAGGTGGTCAGCGCCCTGCGCACCGACTTCGGGCCGACCCTGGACGCCCTGCTCGACGGGGGCGCGGACTCCGTGGTCTTCGCCGGCTACCACGACCGGGCCGCGCTGCTGGCCCGGGAACTGAGCAGCCGTGACTTCCCGGGGGCCAGGGCCGCCGCCCAGGGGGTGCTCGACGCGCGGTTCCTGTCCGCCGCGGGGGACGCGGCCGACGGCTGGGCAATCGTCGCCCCTGTCATGGACGCCACCGTGGCGCCCGAGGCGAAGACGTTCACGGCCGCTTACCGCAAGCGTTTCGACGCGGAGCCGGAGCGGTACGCCGTCGAGACGTACGACGTGGTGCAGCTCGCCGTGCGGACTCTGCGCTCGCTGACCACCGGGCGCCGCACCCGGCAGAACCTGACGACGGCGCTGCGCTCGGCCACGTACAAGGGGATCAGCCGGAACCTCGCGTTCGACAAGAAGACCGGGGCCCTGGTCGTCGACGGCAGCGGGGTCTACCTGTGGAAGGTCGACGACGGCCGGTTCGCGTACCAGGGCGTGGCTTCCTTCCAGGTGTCCACCTGA
- a CDS encoding XRE family transcriptional regulator: protein MNTGSKDAELEQILDGIGPRLRRLRRDRGLTLEALAATTGMSVSTLSRVESGKRRPTLDLLIPLARAHHVALDQLVAAPASGDPRVHLRPVHKERGSVLVPLTQYPGRVQVFKQVLAPRRPELVTHEGYEWLYVLAGRLRLVLGAQDFTLRPGEVAEFDTTEPHWFGPADTSTVEILHLFGPRGDQAIVRARPSTTDPAPPTAPNPPSTTS, encoded by the coding sequence ATGAACACAGGATCCAAGGACGCGGAGCTGGAGCAGATTCTCGACGGCATCGGGCCCCGGCTGCGCAGGCTGCGCCGGGACCGGGGACTCACGCTCGAGGCACTCGCAGCCACGACCGGGATGTCCGTCAGCACACTGTCCCGGGTGGAATCGGGCAAGCGGCGCCCGACTCTGGACCTCCTCATCCCGCTGGCACGGGCGCACCACGTCGCACTCGACCAACTGGTGGCGGCGCCGGCCAGCGGTGACCCTCGGGTGCACCTCCGGCCCGTGCACAAGGAGCGCGGCAGCGTCCTCGTGCCCCTGACGCAGTACCCGGGCCGAGTCCAGGTCTTCAAGCAGGTACTGGCACCCCGCCGGCCGGAACTGGTCACCCACGAGGGCTACGAATGGCTCTACGTCCTCGCCGGTCGGCTACGTCTCGTCCTCGGGGCGCAGGACTTCACGCTGCGGCCCGGCGAAGTGGCCGAGTTCGACACCACCGAGCCCCACTGGTTCGGCCCCGCGGACACGAGCACCGTGGAGATCCTGCACCTGTTCGGTCCACGAGGAGACCAAGCCATCGTCCGCGCCAGACCGTCCACAACCGATCCCGCCCCGCCGACCGCCCCGAACCCACCGTCAACAACGTCATGA
- a CDS encoding NAD(P)-dependent alcohol dehydrogenase translates to MKAIVQDAYGPTDLLELRDIDRPVPRDDEVLVEVRAAGVDPGVWHLMTGRPHVARVVLGLRKPRNPVRGWDGAGRVEAVGAKVTDFKPGDEVFGNCDGSFAEYACAKAARLALKPANLSFVQAAALPVSGMTALQALSGKARPRPGQKVLVIGASGGVGSLTVQLATMYGAEVTGVCGPTGGDFVRSQGAAHVIDYTREDITDGPHRYDVIVDNAGLRPLPLLRRALTPRGTLVIVGGEGGSAFFGGMSRGLRAGLLSPFIAQNLRSLMSLPRGEDLLTLKDLAEDGRITPPVDRTYPLAEAPAAIRHLEKGHPRGKIVLTV, encoded by the coding sequence ATGAAGGCGATCGTCCAGGATGCCTACGGACCCACCGACCTCCTGGAACTGCGCGACATCGACCGCCCCGTACCTCGCGACGACGAAGTGCTCGTCGAAGTGCGTGCCGCCGGTGTCGACCCGGGTGTGTGGCACCTCATGACGGGACGGCCCCATGTGGCCCGCGTCGTCCTGGGACTCCGTAAGCCCAGAAACCCTGTCCGGGGCTGGGACGGCGCCGGACGGGTGGAGGCCGTCGGCGCGAAGGTGACCGACTTCAAGCCGGGTGACGAGGTCTTCGGCAACTGCGACGGCTCGTTCGCCGAGTACGCCTGCGCCAAGGCCGCAAGGCTCGCGCTCAAGCCGGCGAACCTCTCCTTCGTACAGGCCGCCGCCCTCCCGGTCTCGGGCATGACCGCCCTCCAGGCCCTGAGCGGCAAGGCCCGCCCCCGGCCGGGCCAGAAGGTTCTCGTCATCGGCGCCTCCGGCGGCGTCGGTTCCCTCACCGTCCAGCTCGCCACGATGTACGGCGCCGAGGTCACCGGCGTCTGCGGCCCCACAGGCGGGGACTTCGTCCGCTCCCAGGGTGCCGCCCACGTCATCGACTACACGCGCGAGGACATCACGGACGGCCCCCACCGCTACGACGTCATCGTCGACAACGCCGGCCTCCGCCCCCTGCCCCTCCTGCGTCGCGCTCTCACACCGCGCGGCACCCTCGTCATCGTCGGCGGCGAGGGCGGGAGCGCCTTCTTCGGCGGTATGAGCCGCGGCCTCCGGGCCGGCCTGCTCTCCCCGTTCATCGCCCAGAACCTCCGCAGCCTCATGTCCCTCCCTCGCGGCGAGGACCTCCTGACACTCAAGGACCTCGCGGAAGACGGCAGGATCACACCCCCCGTCGACCGCACCTACCCCCTCGCCGAAGCACCCGCCGCAATCCGTCACCTGGAGAAGGGTCACCCCCGGGGCAAGATCGTCCTCACGGTCTGA
- a CDS encoding SigE family RNA polymerase sigma factor, with protein sequence MRRSRTWSRTDEFMEFAAARAGHLHRSACLLTSGDTHLAEDLVQETLSRMYTVWGRMSRIDNPAAYAQTVLVRTFITQRRRYSATEHPLAELPDTVALGGTDDPALRLALLAALRELPPKDRAVVVLRYWEDRSVQETADAMNVSSAAVRTRSSRALVKLRERLGGGLTELITPA encoded by the coding sequence ATGAGAAGGTCCCGGACATGGTCCCGGACGGATGAGTTCATGGAGTTCGCCGCCGCGCGCGCAGGGCATCTGCACCGCTCCGCGTGCTTGCTCACCAGCGGCGACACACACCTCGCCGAGGATCTGGTACAGGAGACGCTCAGCCGGATGTACACCGTGTGGGGCCGGATGTCCCGGATCGACAACCCTGCCGCCTACGCCCAGACCGTTCTCGTGCGTACGTTCATCACCCAGCGGCGTCGGTACTCCGCGACCGAACACCCCCTGGCCGAACTGCCCGACACAGTGGCCCTGGGCGGCACGGACGACCCGGCCCTGCGGCTCGCGCTGCTGGCGGCCCTGCGGGAACTGCCGCCCAAGGACCGGGCGGTGGTGGTGCTGCGCTATTGGGAGGACCGCAGCGTGCAGGAGACGGCCGACGCGATGAACGTCAGCTCCGCCGCCGTACGCACTCGCTCGAGCCGGGCGCTGGTCAAGCTCCGCGAACGGCTGGGGGGCGGCCTCACCGAACTGATCACCCCGGCCTGA